From the Arvicola amphibius chromosome 2, mArvAmp1.2, whole genome shotgun sequence genome, one window contains:
- the Gpr85 gene encoding probable G-protein coupled receptor 85, translating to MANYSHAADNILQNLSPLTAFLKLTSLGFIIGVSVVGNLLISILLVKDKTLHRAPYYFLLDLCCSDILRSAICFPFVFNSVKNGSSWTYGTLTCKVIAFLGVLSCFHTAFMLFCISVTRYLAIAHHRFYTKRLTFWTCLAVICMVWTLSVAMAFPPVLDVGTYSFIREEDQCTFQHRSFRANDSLGFMLLLALILLATQLVYLKLIFFVHDRRKMKPVQFVAAVSQNWTFHGPGASGQAAANWLAGFGRGPTPPTLLGIRQNANTTGRRRLLVLDEFKMEKRISRMFYIMTFLFLTLWGPYLVACYWRVFARGPVVPGGFLTAAVWMSFAQAGINPFVCIFSNRELRRCFSTTLLYCRKSRLPREPYCVI from the coding sequence ATGGCGAACTATAGCCATGCAGCTGACAACATTTTGCAAAATCTCTCGCCTCTAACAGCCTTTCTGAAACTGACTTCCTTGGGTTTCATAATAGGAGTCAGCGTGGTGGGCAACCTTCTGATCTCCATTTTGCTAGTGAAAGATAAGACCTTGCACAGAGCTCCTTACTACTTCCTGCTGGATCTGTGCTGTTCAGACATCCTCAGATCTgcaatttgttttccatttgtattCAACTCTGTCAAAAATGGCTCTTCCTGGACTTATGGGACTCTGACTTGCAAAGTGATTGCCTTTCTGGGGGTGTTGTCCTGTTTCCACACCGCTTTCATGCTCTTCTGCATCAGCGTTACCAGATACCTAGCTATCGCCCATCACCGCTTCTACACAAAGAGGCTGACCTTTTGGACGTGTTTGGCTGTGATCTGCATGGTGTGGACTCTGTCTGTGGCCATGGCGTTCCCCCCAGTTTTAGACGTGGGCACGTACTCGTTCATTAGGGAGGAGGATCAATGCACCTTCCAACACCGCTCCTTCAGGGCTAACGATTCCCTAGGATTTATGCTGCTCCTTGCTCTCATCCTCCTAGCCACACAGCTTGTCTACCTCAAGCTGATCTTTTTTGTCCACGATCGAAGGAAAATGAAGCCAGTCCAGTTTGTAGCAGCCGTCAGTCAGAACTGGACCTTTCATGGCCCTGGAGCCAGTGGCCAGGCAGCTGCCAACTGGCTAGCAGGATTTGGAAGGGGTCCCACACCACCCACCTTGCTGGGCATCAGGCAAAATGCAAATACCACAGGCAGAAGACGGCTGCTGGTCTTAGATGAGTTCAAAATGGAGAAACGAATCAGCAGAATGTTCTATATAATGACTTTTCTCTTCCTAACCTTGTGGGGCCCCTACCTGGTGGCCTGCTATTGGAGAGTTTTTGCAAGAGGGCCTGTAGTACCAGGGGGATTTCTAACGGCTGCTGTCTGGATGAGTTTTGCCCAAGCAGGAATCAATCCCTTTGTCTGCATTTTCTCCAACAGGGAGCTGCGGCGCTGTTTCAGTACAACCCTTCTTTACTGCAGAAAATCCAGGTTACCAAGGGAACCTTACTGTGTTATATGA
- the Smim30 gene encoding small integral membrane protein 30, whose product MNSVSTQLILAFTSLLLILPVVEAVEAGDAIALLLGVVLSVTGICACLGIYARKRNGQM is encoded by the coding sequence ATGAATTCAGTTTCAACACAGTTGATCTTAGCGTTTACTTCACTGCTCTTGATTCTGCCTGTTGTTGAGGCAGTAGAAGCTGGGGATGCAATTGCACTCTTACTAGGCGTGGTTCTCAGCGTTACAGGCATCTGTGCTTGCTTGGGGATATACGCAAGAAAGCGAAATGGACAGATGTGA